The genomic interval taattgtctttGGTCTTTGTAAAGTAACTTTTAGAAAACACTTATACACTCTTGTAATGACACCATAGAGAGGATAATTTGTTTGATTAAATgctaattttatttcattatattttatttttcattatttgaacaattattttaatagtttattatttttattttaaattaccttTAATCTTTGTGAACTAacctttagaagaaaaaaaaaatattacattttgacttttttttttttttttttttttttttttttttttataaatcagctCTCTGATTGTCAATTTTTTTACACTGTAGGAAATATCTGAGctcagagctggagatgaagtCAGCAGCAACTCTACAAAACCCACTCCACCAATGGACCTTCCCCCTATTCTGACCTCAACAGGGGTCAAAGGAGGTATGTGTCCTAATAAGCACACTAGTTCCGACTAATTAGGCTTCACACAGaatatttgttaacatttttttctttgaaacaaaaagattttcaggtttatttgtatagtgctttttacgacaCAAATCATTTCCATATAATGAATGCATACAATGAACACAAGCAGCTAAAAGTAGTCCTTTAATGCTgggaacaacacaagggtgagtaacaAAAAGAGTCAGTATGTGATGTTCTCAATACTTCCAATGCATTTCATGAGTGAGTTTGAGATTTCAGAGGCTGGATCTTGTGTTTATTTCTGCAGACTACACTCTGGAGGAGAAGAGAACGGAGTCGTCGCTCTTAGAGGAGCTGGAGAGAGGTCTTGCAGCGCCTCTGGTGTTTGTGCTGAACGCAAACCTGCTGGCCGTTGTGAAGATTGTCAGCTGTATGTTGCTAATGTCTCATTCCACTGTTATTGCATGTTCGGTTTTGCTGATTTGACACGTGGAACTTGAGTGAATAGGTATGGTGTATTATTTTGTGATTGAAGCTGTTCTGTAGTTtgtcactgagtgtgtgtgtgtgtacatgtgtgttaaTGATAAGCTCTGGATGTTTTTACCTGATATGTATTAATTTAACAGCTGATGAAGGTGACATCTGTCAGTCagtgttctgtgtgtctctgtgtgaatgggTTTCATCTAttacacaaactcaaacacacgCGACGCTcagagtgttttcaacctctgcgtCTCAAGATATGAGACATGAACACACAAACTCTCCAGAGCTGCTCTCAAGGAAACTTCACATGCTTTCCatcgtttcatttgagaaaaactaCCAAACACACACTGAAACTCAAAATAAGTTTGgtttaagaaatgttttattgtgtGCTAAAGCTTTACTtctcaaaataataatgataataatgctaTTATTTTTAGGTAATTTGGTGCAACAAAGATATTTAACATTCATGATTTAATTACTGTAAGTGCATCTTATTTGACAACAAATAAAAATTGCTgtaaattaattgttatattttagtTTCAATCTATAAATAGATAGACTAAATTGTaagtttttgtattattatttttactatataaattttttttgatcaatttgtgttgaattaaattaaaaaggaaaatagAATTTAGGGGAAAATAAAACCGATTTCATTGGGTGAAATTTTAAATGAAAGCTCTGTGGAGTTTATTTGTGAACAAACAGGTAATGTTTACATTCATTCTCAAGGTCTTACAAACACATGGAATGCATTTCCTTATATTTTATGATTTGTAAAagcaataatgctaaaaaaataactaaacccatattgcccagccctaactTCTGATAACAATATGCAAGTGTGTTCATGTGGTCACGAAGTGTTTTGTTCTCCTATAGATGTGAACCGGCGGTGTTGGTGTGTGATGTCGAAGGGCATGCATGCTGTGGGACAGCCAGAAGTGGTCATTTTACTGCAGTGTTTGCCTGAAGAGAAGAGATTCCCGACGGATATTTTCAATCATTTCATTCAGATCTATTGGGATGCCCAGACAGGTGAATTTTGCATAGGATGTTACTCAACCGTAAAACTAAGCCCAAACATCTCGATAGTTCTTGATCCCACTCTTTCTTCAAGCAGCAGGAAAGCTTCTGAATCACCTAAGTCACTCTTTGGTGTCCCGAGGGTTTCTGGGTAATAACGAGCACGCTGGCTTTCTTTACGTGCGTCCGACGTTTCAGTCTCTGGAGGGCCTGCCTTTGCCTGCGCCGCCCTTCCTGTTCGGGGTCCTCATGCTCCGTGCAGAGGCTCCATGGGCCAAAGCCTTTCCCTTGAGACTCATGCTGCGTTTAGGAGCGGAGTACAGATGTAAGAAAACGGAATAAACCTAAGATTaatatacactgccattcaaaatgttggctctttatgattttatttttttgaaagaagtctaaccaaggctgcatttattagatgaaaaatgctgtaaaaatggtaatgttgtgaaatatttttaaacctgttttctgtttgaatatatttttaaaatgtaatttattcctgtgatggtaaagttacattttctgcagccattactccagtcatatatatataaccggatctttttgaatcagttcaccaaatcgaactgaatcgttttaaacggttcgcgtctccaatacgcattaatccacaaatgacttaagctgttaacttttataatgtggctgacactccctctgagttcaaacaaaccaatatcccggagtaattcatttccttaaacagtacactgactgaactgctgtgaagagagaactgaagatgaacaccgagccgagccagataacgaacaaaagattcaCTCGTTCtcttttcttgaacagcaaatcagcataatagaatggtttctgaaagatcacgtgacactgaagactggagtaatgatgctgaacattcagctttgatcacaggaataaattaaataaataaaaaaatattaaaatagaaatctgttatttttaattgtaatatattgtgactgtttttacagcatttttttagcaaataaatgtagccttggtgagtgtaaaaaatcttactgatcccagacTTTTAAAATGGTAGCATACTATGATTTGGGACAGCTACTTATTTGGCATACTATTTAGTGTGAATAATATGCAAATTGAGATGCAGTGTTATGATTTCTAAGATCTTTATAGCTCttattttttggtcttttttgttatttgttagcTGTCTTTcatacaaaattactaaaaactaaaTTGAGAGATGTTctaatgtcatttattttcatttttgcaacACTGTATGCTCTCAGTAATCATAGCAACTGATGTTTTCTGCTTTCCTGTAGTCTATCCCTGTCCCTTGTTCAGTGTGCGCTTCAGAGAACCTCTCTTCGGACCCGTCAACAACAGTATAATGAGACTCTTAGTGGTGAGACTTTCTCTTTCTGGTCATACTGCTTCCTGTTTAGTTCAACTGATGTCTTTTAATTGATTTCCATTCTTTTTTGGTTCTCAGGATTTCCGGTTTTACCGTTACACACTGCCAACAGTGCCGGGGCTCGTGGTTGATCTAGAGGCTAGAAGCACCTGTATAAGAATCCCTAAAACACGTCATCCAGAGGTACTGTAGATTTTTGCACTGATTTACAGTATAGACAAGTTGATGCTAGTTGACAAATGTCAGAGCCATTCAGCAGATTTAAGAAAATTGTGTAGTTTATGACGGTCCCAGATTCAGATTTTCCAGACGGAGGGTATCAAACATGTTAGTTTATGGGAGTCACAACTTTATTCTACAATCATAGCGACAACCGCATTTATAGAAATGTACAGTGTGTAAAAAATTAGACTGAACAACTAGTTGTTAACGACGAGTTTAAAAGCATGTCAGAGTTCAGTCTTTTGTGTATGTGTGGTGAAGAAATCACAGGATACATTTTGAATCAAGGTTGCCAGATCAAATCAAAAAAcgcaaaataaagcaaataaaaacgAGTAAATAATAAACTGAAATCCAAACTGTAATCCACATACCATGATGTATTGACCTGCATCCGTCCACTTTATTAACTCCATAAACTGGATTGTTATGAGCCGAGCCCAAAGATGCTTGATAAGCATTGCTTAAAATAAGTAGATTTGGCAACCATTAAAGAGTAAGATCTGTGAAGTAGCCACACAAATTTATGATTTAGTGGATAACAAGGCCTCTGACAAAATGTTTTACCAATACAATAACCCTTAAAATGCTTAATATCTGTGCCGATAATCAGTCGACCCCTAATTTATGCAGTTGTCACTCCAGAAACTTTACAGTGTGTACACGGCCTTAGTATATTCCAACACAAAATCATCTCAAATATAACCGAGAATTGCATCAGCACCATAGTATCTTTTCCAAAGGAGATGGTTAGAGCATGATATTTTTGGTTGCTTGTGCCTCGAGTATCAGAAGGGTTTATCATCAAATTGGAGTTGAATAGATAAGCAGACCTGAGTTAAAGagtttaatttcttaattatcaTTTCTTTGGGTAATGATGGTCTTGTCTCTGTCTCTGCTGGGGTTTTAGTTGCTGAAGGCGCTGAATAAGTCTAATGAGAGAGTGCTGGCCCTGGGCGCCTGCTTTAACGAGCAGGCCGACTCTCATCTCATTTGCGTGCAGACGGCAGATGGACAGTACCAGACGCAGGCCATCAGCATTCACAGCCAGCCACGCAGAGGTGAGAGAGAACATGCCAGCTTCCTCCTTGATTCTTTTGTTTTGAATATTAGTACAGTGGtcaaaaaaagtatttggacatatTCTGCACATAGAAATGTATTAATGTCATTGCATAGTATATcaaacctatttatttatttacctatttATACCTAAATAATCTGAGGAAATGCACAATTACTGTAACTCTGAAAGGTTATGTAAGAACTTCCCTTGCAATAATTAACCATAGCCTATGGTATtaaatttaatgaatgaatgaatacatttattatataaaagataaataaaaacaaaaaatgttttatattatcaTGCACAAATTAACCATTGATTTACTAGACTacccatagtttaaccatggtatttgtgcAACTTTGGTTATAATCaatatgccattaaaaaaaaaaaggatagttTTCATTTTGTTGAGGAAATTGCTacttgcatgtttttttattagtttatgttgtgagcatttgctgttaaactgatgaagatgttttcttgatttgctggtgctttttctatctgcatgtgttttctgaagttgcaGCTCATAGATCTCTCGGCAATCCGTAATTTGCCTCCGGATGATGACATTGTCTCATATTTGCCCcattttttattctaaattaatgttgttgaTAATCATTGATATATACACAACTGTaataatccaaaaacaaactgttttgcATTTAGTATATGGTAAGTAATTcatgtagttaaaaaaaaaaaaaaaaaaaacagtggcatTGTATTAAATGGTATATAAAGGATTAAAATCCCAAAAATGGTTGGTAGTTATGAAAAAATCTTCTTCCAAGGAACTGTTTgtccttttttaaattaatgcacaagcgttaatttataatgtatttaatattattggaTTATTcaatatgactatatatatatatatatatatatatatatatatatatatatatatatatataaaaatttcgAAAGCGCTCACTTGAGGGCGCTGTCTGACATTCTTGAAAGTCGTTCTTCTCTCACTGAATCTAAATCTGTGTTTCTGTTCACCTTTCAGTCACTGGCTCgtgtttttttgtgttcagtGGAGCGCTCAAACCTTCATCAGGGTACTTGGCCAAGTCCAGCATTGTGGAAGGTTATGATTTGTTCATTTCTGTGTTTCATTAAACCAgcacattttttgtgttttttttttttactctaaggCATTAAGATTATAGGAATACATATAGCAATACAATATAGATAGTCttgactttttaaatattttaattaatcattttatactCAAGACTTCCATTCAAAAAGCAGATAAAACTGTAATTAATGGGGCAAGTTGATAAAGGGGTGCACAAAATATAGCCTATGTGTGATTAAATTATGTATTCCCTTaacgaacaaaaacagaaaacactgTTAGAAAATATGTAGTTATTATTAAAACACATGCAAAGTACTCTAAATTATAGAATGAGCCCTATCTAACTTAAACATGTGCAGGAGATAGGTGTACTCTGCTTAGATCCCATGCATCTGCTCAATGTTACAGATGGTTTGATGGTCCAGGTAACCATGGAGGCCTTGGCTGATTTACGTCGATCTCTACGGGACATGAAGGACTTCACAGTCACCTGTGGAAAACTCCCCCCAGCAGAGAGGCAGGAATATGTGCACATTCAGTGGCAGGACGAAGAGCCGCGCTTCAATAAAGGGTTAGGAaccaatatatatacatatacagttggTCTGAAGCTGTGCTGCTGTCCTCTCATTCTGCCCTGTATCTCACAGCATCATCAGCCCCATCGATGGCAAGTCTATGGAGTCTCTCACAAACATCAAGACCCATCAGCGCTTAGAATACAGAGCCAATGGGAAGCTCATACGCTGGACAGAGGCAAGCAGGTTTACCTGTGACTTGTggagtgtttgtgtttttaatacGTTTGCTCATTTTTAAAGTTAGGgatagatataaactcagaatcttaaagggatagttcgcccaaaactgaaaactatgaaaataaaaaaatatatctacattttaagttaatatttaatatatttttccataaaaacaagtaaaatattgttatataataataaaaaaaaaaaaatatatatatataaaattataatatattattttttaatctgacCCTCAGCATTCCATTGCGTCTTATTTTAGAGTCAAATCTGAATGAAAATATGGTACATAGAGGGCttttttaatgtctttattttgatttaagCTTATGGATTAAGTGCTTGCTGCATCGTAGTGGTTTTATCTAAATTTGATTGAGTTTCAGTTACTGAAAATGCTTTTGAAAAGCACTTTTAACAACTTTTCTTCACAGGTGTTTTACTTGCTGAAAGACCAACATCCAAATGGTGTTAATAACCACAGCAGCCAGAACCGTCTGACAGAGCGTCTTGCGCGGGCGTTTTGTCTGGCACTGTGTCAGTCTCTGTGTTTGCTGAAGGAGGACGGCATGACCAAACTGGCTCTTAGAGTCACCCTGGACGGCCAGAAGGTCAGAAAGTGATCATTATGTCCAATTATGATTTCCCCCCTCCCCACATTGTAATCATTTATTGGACACAGAAGTAATTAGCcaaacaaaataatgataataataatcatcatttttaaacgaaaatatatTGGTACAATTTTAAAAGTACTCATATACATTCATTTTACTCATTtacttatttgtgtgtgtatagataaatagatatattAGTACAATTAATTTTACTCACATTATTCATCGTGTGTATACAGAGAGTGTGTTGAGTAAATGAGTAAAATAtgcattagattagattattgtaatctaatatgataatattttgtgtcatgtttatataaaaaagtaaaaaaataaattataataatattttccgataatattaaaaaaaaactgtcaaatttttATAGGTTTTTATTGGGGCTGTTGAGCAATTacaatttgtaatttaattatatgaTGTGCTGATCTAATTAAttgcaaataattataaaattttttttaagtagacaGATATATTGGTACAAAATACTcatatacattcattaattttacTCAATCACAcatctctctctgtatatatatgtgtgtgtgtgtgtgtgtgcgtgtgtgatttAGTTAATagtatatttacacatttactaTCTCTGTCcttcaataaaacaaaaactctttattCTTTATCACATGTACTGTCTACTGACTTTTTCCAAGGCTGCTATTAGACGACCAGATTTTTGTATTCCAGAACCTTATTCTCAATCTCAGATGTAATATGTAGTCTTTAAGTTGTTGTAATAACTGTAGTTCAGTATTGTGTAAGGGTCGGTCGGGAGTGTAGCATGTGAGTGTGAGCTGCGTGACTTTCTCCCAATGACACCAGTCTTCTGCTTTACTAATAGtgctgtattttgattaaatctCTGGGGTTTTGAGCAAAGGTCAAGACACCAAAGGACAAAAGTTTTCTTATCATCATTTCTTTAATCTTTCAGATGGAGTTCTTGGCAGGCAGTAACGGGCAGCGCCTTCCAGCTCCGTACCAGGAATGTCTTAACCAATCATTAACGTCCGTGGTGCAGAGTAACTCTCAGTACCAGGGTCTCGCTGCCTGCCAGCTGGAGCTCATCTTCTATATCCTGGAGGACACATCGTAGAGACGGACCAACCACTGTCATGTGCCAACACTCCCAGAAACCTCACGAGCAAAACCTTTGGGTTCAGTATCATATGAGAGTGGAATGTAGTTTAGTCGATACCCTACTGCTCACTGTGAAAGGGTCTGGGGTTACATcatcaaatggctttaaaaactaCTAATATTTATCTCTCAGTCATCACTAGATGTATCATTTTAGCTTATCAGTCGACACCACTAACAGCGCTTGGACCTATTgaataatggcaaaaataaacacttgtggaagcccatttctgcctcagagttataaaaatataattcatgGTATTACTCATAATTGCAACCTCACACCTCGCTATTGCAATGATTTCTCGtaaaactttatatctcacaattttttaCACAAAATGCATCCGTTTCTCTCAGTTGCACTTCTTATCTCACGTgtgcaactttatttcttattacagcatcatatttcaatattgtgactatttctcataattgtgatttCTTATAATTCGtctctttttaatattgttattgcaaCTTTAACCTCATATCTTGCTATTGCAACTATTCCTcttaattgtgagtttatatcgcaCAGTTGCAGCTTTCTTGCAATTGCGACTATTTCTCATAATTggaagtttatatctcacaattgaccCTTCGCAAAGACCCGCCTCCCTTACTAACTGTTGCTATCTCatgttctcacgcagtgaaaaatacatcacaGAGCAAAGAAGACAGTGACAGTGCTACGACAGATAAGACAGAGCAGGTTTACTTCTgctatgaaacaaagtctcagctttcagaTTTGGTCATTTTGTAAGAAATTCACACAATAAATGCCGTTTTGTTGCTCTTTAATGTGACATTGGTTTATAGcgcaaaataaacatgaacatcagaaggtatatTTGTTTCAACCACGGAAAGATGTCAATACACTGTTTTTCAAGTTAAAGTTTTCTGCAGTTAAAACAAGACACCTTctaatgttcagttttttttgttcATAGTAAATATGAAAAGGCTCTGAGGCTCTAAAGCGATCCATAACGACGCAAAATGGTATTTATCGTTCGAATTTCTTTAGAAAATGACAAATTTAGAAAGCTGAGAGTTGTCTGTCGGTGTGGCAATGTATTTTTCACAGTGTGAGAACATGAGGTTTTATTGTGAGGGTGCCATGGCTTGTCTTGTtggacatagcaacagtaactaagttGGGCGGGTCTTTGCGAAGGGTTAATTGCGACTTGCGATTTCTTTAATTCTTGTAAAAACCATTTCTTATAATTACGACTTTGAATCTCATAATTACTCATTTTAATCACTAATAAATACTATATTTCCACCAgagtaaaaaataatgtaaaactgCATTTCTTTTAACTGCAACCTCGTATCTTATTTTGACTagtctttattttttactcataattatgattttatttccacCTCAGAGCTGTTGTAATTAAGTAATTTGTCTTAATTATGACTATATCTCACAGTTGAAACATTCtagtaattaaataatttaaatgcgaCTTTATTTCTTCGAATCTAAACTTCACTTCTCACAACTGTGATTCTTTCTCGTAATTGCAATTACTTTAAGTGCAAATTTGTGTCAAAATTGGAACACTTATGTAATTGCAACCTTATTTCTAccaattactttatttaattttcataacCGAGTCTGTAAAAtacctcattattattatttttttttttacttaattattttgcTTTAAAACTGGGGCAGAAATAGGCAGAAAATGAGGCAGAAATAGGCTTCCAGATCGACCAAAGCCTCCAGTGGAGAATGCTTGGTTTGATGTGCTGTGTCTACACTAAAAAACAGAGCCAGACACAAGACAGGATATGAGTTTGAATTCTTACATTAAAGTCAGTGGTGCATTTCAGAGGTTTAGATTAAAGTTACGCATTCACAAGAACTTAAATGTTAACGTTTTCAGTATTCCGATACCACAAAAGCCATTATCAGTTAACCTCTGGTCATTGCCAAAGGCTCATCTGTAACAAATTGACGTAGCTGTCTGTAGTTTGTTCTCCTTCTGTAGACCTCGGCTCGGTCAGAAACAGGATTTGAAACTCGAGGCCTGAAACATGCAGACAAATGAGGACCAAAAGTGCAACATGAAACCTGATTCCAAAATGAATGAGATTTATGAGCATGACGTGATATTGGAGAGAGACTCCGTTTCTTCTAGTCTTCCACATGTAGAACTCATTGTAGCCTTGGCAATCTCTGCTGTACTTCCTGATAGAGGCGGGAGGATGTTTTCCTTCTGAGTCACTGTACAAATCCATGTAACACCCTGTTCCCCAGCTTTCCTAGAGGAGTGCCCTGACCTCTGCCCTACATTaacacacacctgcctggaaaAAAAGGCACTAGGAATTCAGCCAAACAAAGACGACGCTTGGATAAATAGGAGAGAGAATTATACACACAGACTCTCATGCAATGTGAGCTCGAGGTCATATGTTCCTATGCgatctccctcacacacactgcGTAGGATGCTTGCTCATCTGGTCTTCCTCTGTTGCTTTTCAGGAACTGAATGGACTTTTTGTTTACACTCAACGTGCTGCACATACTTGAGATGGCAAATGCAGATTATGAAGGAGAAATGCGGCATGCACCCACTGAGTTTCCGACTGAACCCAAAACACAAGAAACGACAAGAGCGAAGAAGGAGAGAGTTACTCCTGCATTCTTGTAAatgattaaaaagtattttaatgttaGGCATTTGCATTGGAGATGCCACGTGCAAATTTCAGCCGGAATTGTAGGTCAAATGACTTGGATGCACTGGTTTTATTTAAGAAGGAACAATGTGCCATCAAACCGCATAACATGTGAAATAAAGATATAACtgtgtattttaaaatggaatttattttttgtatttcattcAAGAGTAGCAATATTTTTTAACGTATCAATCCCGTTAGTTTATAAGGTAAAACTATTTACAGGTGTAATACAAGTTTACTGATGTTGACTGTACAGTGCTATTGGGGAAGTATGAAActcacacacgtgtgtgtgtgtgtgtgtgtgtgtgtgtcggtgcaCATCTGTGAACTCATTCTGTTGAGATGACTGTCATTAGCAACATCCACAGAGGATAGATCCAGTCAgtactcttcctcttctcttcaTACATTGTGCTCAATAATTATTCTTTAGATTAgtttatgaaaaagaaaaaaaaaaaaactgggtcaAACGGATTCACATCCCCATGTACTTAATGtacatattaaaaaacaaaaacaagatttGAAAACGAAAAGTCCCAAAACACTCTTTGGACTCCATAGTGCTTAGTACAGGTTCTCCTGGTCATCTGTTTTGGGTCTTCTCTTCCTGAGCTCTCAGGCTTTCTTCATCTTTCCGTTGAGAGTGCTTCCGTTCTCGTGGTGCTTCTTCCCGTTGCTCAGACCGTTTTCGTGCACGCAGTGGCCGTTTGAAACCACTGATGAGCCGTTGGCGACTTTGGTGGATCCGTTGGCCCTGCCGTTCTGGGTGAGCTGTTGGGTGTTCTTTGGTAGCCTCTTGCCTCTCACGTACGCCTGGTACCAGAAGTTAGAGAACAGCAAGAAGAAGAAGGTCCCGTACACCCAGATGAGGTGGATGAACAGAGGCACCTGGTAGTCACAGCTCTCCATGAAGTACCACTGGGTTACGTGAAGAGACACTAACACAAACTGAGTCTGTAATGAAGAGTAACAAGGTCTAAGTGTCTGGCATACACAGCTCTTATTAATAACTCTTAAGtattaatgactaaatgtaatattatatagacacacacacacacacacatacagtgtgaCAAAAATGATTAGTATTTTTACCAGCTAAAAGTGGTTTTAAGACAGTTATTTCTTTAATCTAATTTCcttgtaaaataacattttaattgtaaaataaatatttataaaatttattattatattttaataatttatttagaatgTATGCATACTAAACGGACTAAAATTTAAGACCAAAATTTAAATTGAACAGCTCACTTGAGTGGATTATATCTAtgaataatgtatatatttattatgtatatataaatacatgcatgtatttttttagatattaaatatatttttatataatataaatgaaaggAATATCAATATAGACTTGCAAATGCATGCAATTATTTTCAAACTATATTCTGTATATCTGTgaatttatacataataaatgtattatacataAAAGGAGTGGGGGagtcccaatcgaaaggttgtgagttcgagtcccgggccggcaggaattgtgggtggggggagtgcatgtacagttctctctccaccttcaataccacgacttaggtgcccttgagcaaggcatcgaacccccaactgctccccgggcgccgcagcataaatggctgcccactgctccgggtgtatgctcacagtgtgtgtgtgttcactgctctgtgtgtgtgtgcatttcggatgggttaaatgcagagcacaaattctgagtatgggtcaccatacttggctgaatgtcatgtcactttcactttcactttttcacttaaatatacacagaacacacatgtatgttatgcaaacacaaacgttattttggatgtgattaaatcatgattcatttatatatattatatatagagagCCTGACAGCTATGGTCACTTATAACAGTAGCTGCATTTTGAAGGCATTTTGTGCAAAAGAAAATGAGAGCGAGTAGATAAAGACTGCACTATCCCTTCACCATTATCACGGGTGAGATTTATACTGCTCTGCAGAACAAATGAACATACCAGCTGAATTGCAGTCATGTATTTCTTCCACCAGAGGAACTTCTGGAAGCGAGGTCCTGCAGCAGAAAGGCCGTAGTAGAAGTACATGATCACATGGACACAAGAGTTGATCATGGCATGGAAGGAGCCCATTCCACCTGCAAGAAGCATAACAGCAAGTCTTGAAGCCACATATGGTGATAATAttcgattagattagattcagctttattgtcattgcacatgtaaggtacaaggcaacgaaatgcagttagcatctaaccaaaagtgcaataagcagtaagtacagaatatgcAAGGTCTACagtatgttacaaatgtacaataaatatacagataagggagtattatggacataatttacagattttaaatactatcagcacgatatacagataggtgtactatgaacatactatacagatggatagTATATCATAAT from Carassius carassius chromosome 44, fCarCar2.1, whole genome shotgun sequence carries:
- the LOC132126624 gene encoding zinc finger FYVE domain-containing protein 9-like isoform X1 yields the protein MRQAVTASLSVWGERRFGYSTLKDSSESLLDERKLRPGLKEDSVIEEKERAENEQEQLEAVLGLPSSPVEDTHQTDSTEPSDPTLDCKKGGGMEASLTCGGRKGSLGALPMQRCSSLGTTAPQWVPDSQAPACMKCGSKFSFTKRRHHCRACGKVFCVVCCDLRYKLTHLGGKEGRVCVTCHSTLMNRTLRKDQKKVWFADNLLPQSESRSANSSPLHRSVSHTERAELAQAEISELRAGDEVSSNSTKPTPPMDLPPILTSTGVKGDYTLEEKRTESSLLEELERGLAAPLVFVLNANLLAVVKIVSYVNRRCWCVMSKGMHAVGQPEVVILLQCLPEEKRFPTDIFNHFIQIYWDAQTAAGKLLNHLSHSLVSRGFLGNNEHAGFLYVRPTFQSLEGLPLPAPPFLFGVLMLRAEAPWAKAFPLRLMLRLGAEYRFYPCPLFSVRFREPLFGPVNNSIMRLLVDFRFYRYTLPTVPGLVVDLEARSTCIRIPKTRHPELLKALNKSNERVLALGACFNEQADSHLICVQTADGQYQTQAISIHSQPRRVTGSCFFVFSGALKPSSGYLAKSSIVEDGLMVQVTMEALADLRRSLRDMKDFTVTCGKLPPAERQEYVHIQWQDEEPRFNKGIISPIDGKSMESLTNIKTHQRLEYRANGKLIRWTEASRFTCDLWSVCVFNTFAHF
- the LOC132126624 gene encoding zinc finger FYVE domain-containing protein 9-like isoform X2 — its product is MRQAVTASLSVWGERRFGYSTLKDSSESLLDERKLRPGLKEDSVIEEKERAENEQEQLEAVLGLPSSPVEDTHQTDSTEPSDPTLDCKKGGGMEASLTCGGRKGSLGALPMQRCSSLGTTAPQWVPDSQAPACMKCGSKFSFTKRRHHCRACGKVFCVVCCDLRYKLTHLGGKEGRVCVTCHSTLMNRTLRKDQKKVWFADNLLPQSESRSANSSPLHRSVSHTERAELAQAEISELRAGDEVSSNSTKPTPPMDLPPILTSTGVKGDYTLEEKRTESSLLEELERGLAAPLVFVLNANLLAVVKIVSYVNRRCWCVMSKGMHAVGQPEVVILLQCLPEEKRFPTDIFNHFIQIYWDAQTAGKLLNHLSHSLVSRGFLGNNEHAGFLYVRPTFQSLEGLPLPAPPFLFGVLMLRAEAPWAKAFPLRLMLRLGAEYRFYPCPLFSVRFREPLFGPVNNSIMRLLVDFRFYRYTLPTVPGLVVDLEARSTCIRIPKTRHPELLKALNKSNERVLALGACFNEQADSHLICVQTADGQYQTQAISIHSQPRRVTGSCFFVFSGALKPSSGYLAKSSIVEDGLMVQVTMEALADLRRSLRDMKDFTVTCGKLPPAERQEYVHIQWQDEEPRFNKGIISPIDGKSMESLTNIKTHQRLEYRANGKLIRWTEASRFTCDLWSVCVFNTFAHF